The Sander lucioperca isolate FBNREF2018 chromosome 15, SLUC_FBN_1.2, whole genome shotgun sequence genome window below encodes:
- the anxa11a gene encoding annexin A11a isoform X4, producing MFKAMSYPGYPPQAGGYPQQPGAFPQQPGAYPPQPGAYPPQAGGYPQQPGGYPPQPGGYPPQAGGYPPQAGGYPPQAGGYPQAPPQGSWGGGPAGGYPSIGLDSLSNPGYMAGMANQISAVMGGFNQNPSMFAQAPGGHPPATQPGGYGSPIPNQQSYGLYPQPGGNMQHPQGPGMGYPGQPGQPGQPGQPGQPMPGYPGAPSPNPSMPGYGGAPAPVPGYPQAPSPNPSMPAYTPGAMPIAPPVNRGFRGTITDFPGADPLRDVEVLRKAMKGFGTDEQAIIDLLGSRSNKQRVPLLRAYKTSYGKDLIKDLHSELSGNFRSMVMATLKTPSEFDASEIHNAIKGAGTDEACLIEILSSRSNAEIKEISRIYKQEYKKTMEDAISGDTSGHFRRLLISLAQGNRDEREHVDISLAKQDAQALYAAGENKLGTDESKFNAILCARSKPHLRAVFLEYQQMCGRDIEKSISREMSGDLESGMLAVGLWYSNLFLDVIYLNPSDFFAQPVYKFSL from the exons ATGTTTAAAGCCATGAGCTACCCTGGATACCCCCCTCAGGCAGGTGGATACCCACAACAGCCTGGGGCTTTTCCTCAACAACCTGGTGCCTACCCCCCTCAGCCTGGAGCATACCCTCCCCAAGCTGGAGGCTACCCGCAGCAGCCAGGCGGTTACCCTCCTCAACCAGGTGGCTATCCTCCACAGGCTGGAGGCTATCCACCTCAGGCTGGAGGCTATCCACCACAGGCTGGAGGCTATCCACAGGCACCGCCACAAG GCAGCTGGGGAGGTGGCCCTGCTGGTGGCTATCCCTCCATTGGTCTTGACAGCTTATCCAACCCTGGATACATGGCTGGCATG GCCAACCAGATCTCTGCTGTCATGGGGGGGTTTAATCAAAACCCATCCATGTTCGCCCAAGCCCCTGGGGGTCACCCACCTGCCACTCAGCCTGGCGGGTATGGTTCCCCCATCCCTAACCAACAGTCATATGGCCTGTACCCACAGCCAGGAGGGAACATGCAACACCCCCAAGGCCCAGGGATGGGCTACCCTGGTCAGCCTGGTCAACCTGGTCAGCCTGGTCAGCCTGGCCAGCCAATGCCCGGGTACCCCGGagcaccatcaccaaacccatcCATGCCTGGTTATGGGGGAGCACCAGCACCTGTGCCAGGTTACCCACAGGCCCCTTCACCAAATCCATCCATGCCAGCCTACACCCCAGGAGCCATGCCAATTGCTCCACCTGTCAAC AGAGGATTCAGGGGAACAATCACGGACTTTCCTGGAGCTGACCCACTTAGAGATGTGGAGGTCCTGAGGAAGGCCATGAAGGGCTTTG GAACTGATGAGCAAGCCATCATCGACTTACTGGGTAGTCGCTCTAACAAGCAGCGCGTTCCTTTGCTCCGGGCCTACAAAACTTCCTATGGCAAG GATCTGATTAAGGACCTGCACTCAGAACTGTCTGGAAACTTTAGGAGTATGGTCATGGCCACATTGAAGACCCCTTCTGAGTTTGATGCCTCTGAGATCCACAATGCCATAAAG GGAGCCGGAACTGATGAAGCCTGTCTGATAGAGATCCTGTCATCTCGCTCCAACGCTGAAATCAAGGAGATAAGCCGTATTTACAAACAAG AATACAAGAAGACAATGGAAGATGCCATTAGTGGCGATACTTCCGGCCACTTCCGCAGGCTCCTGATCTCTCTCGCCCAG GGTAATCGTGATGAACGAGAGCATGTTGACATCTCTCTGGCTAAACAAGATGCTCAG GCCCTGTATGCTGCTGGAGAAAACAAGCTGGGAACAGATGAATCCAAGTTTAATGCTATTTTGTGTGCCAGGAGCAAACCCCATCTCAGAGCAG tttttcTTGAGTACCAGCAGATGTGTGGCAGGGATATCGAGAAGAGCATCAGCAGGGAAATGTCCGGAGACCTTGAGAGTGGAATGTTGGCAGTGG GGTTATGGTACAGTAACCTGTTTTTAGATGTGATTTATTTGAATCCTTccgatttttttgcacaaccAGTCTATAAGTTTTCATTGTGA
- the anxa11a gene encoding annexin A11a isoform X2: MSYPGYPPQAGGYPQQPGAFPQQPGAYPPQPGAYPPQAGGYPQQPGGYPPQPGGYPPQAGGYPPQAGGYPPQAGGYPQAPPQGSWGGGPAGGYPSIGLDSLSNPGYMAGMANQISAVMGGFNQNPSMFAQAPGGHPPATQPGGYGSPIPNQQSYGLYPQPGGNMQHPQGPGMGYPGQPGQPGQPGQPGQPMPGYPGAPSPNPSMPGYGGAPAPVPGYPQAPSPNPSMPAYTPGAMPIAPPVNRGFRGTITDFPGADPLRDVEVLRKAMKGFGTDEQAIIDLLGSRSNKQRVPLLRAYKTSYGKDLIKDLHSELSGNFRSMVMATLKTPSEFDASEIHNAIKGAGTDEACLIEILSSRSNAEIKEISRIYKQEYKKTMEDAISGDTSGHFRRLLISLAQGNRDEREHVDISLAKQDAQALYAAGENKLGTDESKFNAILCARSKPHLRAVFLEYQQMCGRDIEKSISREMSGDLESGMLAVVKCIKNTAAYFAERLYKAMKGAGTKDTTLIRIMVSRSEVDMLDIRQEYVKNYGKSLYTHISGDTSGDYKKLLLKFCGGND, from the exons ATGAGCTACCCTGGATACCCCCCTCAGGCAGGTGGATACCCACAACAGCCTGGGGCTTTTCCTCAACAACCTGGTGCCTACCCCCCTCAGCCTGGAGCATACCCTCCCCAAGCTGGAGGCTACCCGCAGCAGCCAGGCGGTTACCCTCCTCAACCAGGTGGCTATCCTCCACAGGCTGGAGGCTATCCACCTCAGGCTGGAGGCTATCCACCACAGGCTGGAGGCTATCCACAGGCACCGCCACAAG GCAGCTGGGGAGGTGGCCCTGCTGGTGGCTATCCCTCCATTGGTCTTGACAGCTTATCCAACCCTGGATACATGGCTGGCATG GCCAACCAGATCTCTGCTGTCATGGGGGGGTTTAATCAAAACCCATCCATGTTCGCCCAAGCCCCTGGGGGTCACCCACCTGCCACTCAGCCTGGCGGGTATGGTTCCCCCATCCCTAACCAACAGTCATATGGCCTGTACCCACAGCCAGGAGGGAACATGCAACACCCCCAAGGCCCAGGGATGGGCTACCCTGGTCAGCCTGGTCAACCTGGTCAGCCTGGTCAGCCTGGCCAGCCAATGCCCGGGTACCCCGGagcaccatcaccaaacccatcCATGCCTGGTTATGGGGGAGCACCAGCACCTGTGCCAGGTTACCCACAGGCCCCTTCACCAAATCCATCCATGCCAGCCTACACCCCAGGAGCCATGCCAATTGCTCCACCTGTCAAC AGAGGATTCAGGGGAACAATCACGGACTTTCCTGGAGCTGACCCACTTAGAGATGTGGAGGTCCTGAGGAAGGCCATGAAGGGCTTTG GAACTGATGAGCAAGCCATCATCGACTTACTGGGTAGTCGCTCTAACAAGCAGCGCGTTCCTTTGCTCCGGGCCTACAAAACTTCCTATGGCAAG GATCTGATTAAGGACCTGCACTCAGAACTGTCTGGAAACTTTAGGAGTATGGTCATGGCCACATTGAAGACCCCTTCTGAGTTTGATGCCTCTGAGATCCACAATGCCATAAAG GGAGCCGGAACTGATGAAGCCTGTCTGATAGAGATCCTGTCATCTCGCTCCAACGCTGAAATCAAGGAGATAAGCCGTATTTACAAACAAG AATACAAGAAGACAATGGAAGATGCCATTAGTGGCGATACTTCCGGCCACTTCCGCAGGCTCCTGATCTCTCTCGCCCAG GGTAATCGTGATGAACGAGAGCATGTTGACATCTCTCTGGCTAAACAAGATGCTCAG GCCCTGTATGCTGCTGGAGAAAACAAGCTGGGAACAGATGAATCCAAGTTTAATGCTATTTTGTGTGCCAGGAGCAAACCCCATCTCAGAGCAG tttttcTTGAGTACCAGCAGATGTGTGGCAGGGATATCGAGAAGAGCATCAGCAGGGAAATGTCCGGAGACCTTGAGAGTGGAATGTTGGCAGTGG TAAAGTGTATTAAGAACACAGCTGCCTACTTTGCTGAGAGACTTTACAAGGCCATGAAG GGAGCTGGGACCAAAGACACAACCCTGATCCGGATCATGGTCTCCCGTTCCGAGGTCGACATGCTGGATATCCGCCAGGAGTATGTGAAAAACTACGGAAAGtcactgtacacacacatctCT GGAGACACATCTGGGGACTACAAGAAACTCCTACTGAAGTTCTGTGGGGGCAACGACTGA
- the anxa11a gene encoding annexin A11a isoform X3: MFKAMSYPGYPPQAGGYPQQPGAFPQQPGAYPPQPGAYPPQAGGYPQQPGGYPPQPGGYPPQAGGYPPQAGGYPPQAGGYPQAPPQGSWGGGPAGGYPSIGLDSLSNPGYMAGMPGGNMQHPQGPGMGYPGQPGQPGQPGQPGQPMPGYPGAPSPNPSMPGYGGAPAPVPGYPQAPSPNPSMPAYTPGAMPIAPPVNRGFRGTITDFPGADPLRDVEVLRKAMKGFGTDEQAIIDLLGSRSNKQRVPLLRAYKTSYGKDLIKDLHSELSGNFRSMVMATLKTPSEFDASEIHNAIKGAGTDEACLIEILSSRSNAEIKEISRIYKQEYKKTMEDAISGDTSGHFRRLLISLAQGNRDEREHVDISLAKQDAQALYAAGENKLGTDESKFNAILCARSKPHLRAVFLEYQQMCGRDIEKSISREMSGDLESGMLAVVKCIKNTAAYFAERLYKAMKGAGTKDTTLIRIMVSRSEVDMLDIRQEYVKNYGKSLYTHISGDTSGDYKKLLLKFCGGND, translated from the exons ATGTTTAAAGCCATGAGCTACCCTGGATACCCCCCTCAGGCAGGTGGATACCCACAACAGCCTGGGGCTTTTCCTCAACAACCTGGTGCCTACCCCCCTCAGCCTGGAGCATACCCTCCCCAAGCTGGAGGCTACCCGCAGCAGCCAGGCGGTTACCCTCCTCAACCAGGTGGCTATCCTCCACAGGCTGGAGGCTATCCACCTCAGGCTGGAGGCTATCCACCACAGGCTGGAGGCTATCCACAGGCACCGCCACAAG GCAGCTGGGGAGGTGGCCCTGCTGGTGGCTATCCCTCCATTGGTCTTGACAGCTTATCCAACCCTGGATACATGGCTGGCATG CCAGGAGGGAACATGCAACACCCCCAAGGCCCAGGGATGGGCTACCCTGGTCAGCCTGGTCAACCTGGTCAGCCTGGTCAGCCTGGCCAGCCAATGCCCGGGTACCCCGGagcaccatcaccaaacccatcCATGCCTGGTTATGGGGGAGCACCAGCACCTGTGCCAGGTTACCCACAGGCCCCTTCACCAAATCCATCCATGCCAGCCTACACCCCAGGAGCCATGCCAATTGCTCCACCTGTCAAC AGAGGATTCAGGGGAACAATCACGGACTTTCCTGGAGCTGACCCACTTAGAGATGTGGAGGTCCTGAGGAAGGCCATGAAGGGCTTTG GAACTGATGAGCAAGCCATCATCGACTTACTGGGTAGTCGCTCTAACAAGCAGCGCGTTCCTTTGCTCCGGGCCTACAAAACTTCCTATGGCAAG GATCTGATTAAGGACCTGCACTCAGAACTGTCTGGAAACTTTAGGAGTATGGTCATGGCCACATTGAAGACCCCTTCTGAGTTTGATGCCTCTGAGATCCACAATGCCATAAAG GGAGCCGGAACTGATGAAGCCTGTCTGATAGAGATCCTGTCATCTCGCTCCAACGCTGAAATCAAGGAGATAAGCCGTATTTACAAACAAG AATACAAGAAGACAATGGAAGATGCCATTAGTGGCGATACTTCCGGCCACTTCCGCAGGCTCCTGATCTCTCTCGCCCAG GGTAATCGTGATGAACGAGAGCATGTTGACATCTCTCTGGCTAAACAAGATGCTCAG GCCCTGTATGCTGCTGGAGAAAACAAGCTGGGAACAGATGAATCCAAGTTTAATGCTATTTTGTGTGCCAGGAGCAAACCCCATCTCAGAGCAG tttttcTTGAGTACCAGCAGATGTGTGGCAGGGATATCGAGAAGAGCATCAGCAGGGAAATGTCCGGAGACCTTGAGAGTGGAATGTTGGCAGTGG TAAAGTGTATTAAGAACACAGCTGCCTACTTTGCTGAGAGACTTTACAAGGCCATGAAG GGAGCTGGGACCAAAGACACAACCCTGATCCGGATCATGGTCTCCCGTTCCGAGGTCGACATGCTGGATATCCGCCAGGAGTATGTGAAAAACTACGGAAAGtcactgtacacacacatctCT GGAGACACATCTGGGGACTACAAGAAACTCCTACTGAAGTTCTGTGGGGGCAACGACTGA
- the anxa11a gene encoding annexin A11a isoform X1, translating into MFKAMSYPGYPPQAGGYPQQPGAFPQQPGAYPPQPGAYPPQAGGYPQQPGGYPPQPGGYPPQAGGYPPQAGGYPPQAGGYPQAPPQGSWGGGPAGGYPSIGLDSLSNPGYMAGMANQISAVMGGFNQNPSMFAQAPGGHPPATQPGGYGSPIPNQQSYGLYPQPGGNMQHPQGPGMGYPGQPGQPGQPGQPGQPMPGYPGAPSPNPSMPGYGGAPAPVPGYPQAPSPNPSMPAYTPGAMPIAPPVNRGFRGTITDFPGADPLRDVEVLRKAMKGFGTDEQAIIDLLGSRSNKQRVPLLRAYKTSYGKDLIKDLHSELSGNFRSMVMATLKTPSEFDASEIHNAIKGAGTDEACLIEILSSRSNAEIKEISRIYKQEYKKTMEDAISGDTSGHFRRLLISLAQGNRDEREHVDISLAKQDAQALYAAGENKLGTDESKFNAILCARSKPHLRAVFLEYQQMCGRDIEKSISREMSGDLESGMLAVVKCIKNTAAYFAERLYKAMKGAGTKDTTLIRIMVSRSEVDMLDIRQEYVKNYGKSLYTHISGDTSGDYKKLLLKFCGGND; encoded by the exons ATGTTTAAAGCCATGAGCTACCCTGGATACCCCCCTCAGGCAGGTGGATACCCACAACAGCCTGGGGCTTTTCCTCAACAACCTGGTGCCTACCCCCCTCAGCCTGGAGCATACCCTCCCCAAGCTGGAGGCTACCCGCAGCAGCCAGGCGGTTACCCTCCTCAACCAGGTGGCTATCCTCCACAGGCTGGAGGCTATCCACCTCAGGCTGGAGGCTATCCACCACAGGCTGGAGGCTATCCACAGGCACCGCCACAAG GCAGCTGGGGAGGTGGCCCTGCTGGTGGCTATCCCTCCATTGGTCTTGACAGCTTATCCAACCCTGGATACATGGCTGGCATG GCCAACCAGATCTCTGCTGTCATGGGGGGGTTTAATCAAAACCCATCCATGTTCGCCCAAGCCCCTGGGGGTCACCCACCTGCCACTCAGCCTGGCGGGTATGGTTCCCCCATCCCTAACCAACAGTCATATGGCCTGTACCCACAGCCAGGAGGGAACATGCAACACCCCCAAGGCCCAGGGATGGGCTACCCTGGTCAGCCTGGTCAACCTGGTCAGCCTGGTCAGCCTGGCCAGCCAATGCCCGGGTACCCCGGagcaccatcaccaaacccatcCATGCCTGGTTATGGGGGAGCACCAGCACCTGTGCCAGGTTACCCACAGGCCCCTTCACCAAATCCATCCATGCCAGCCTACACCCCAGGAGCCATGCCAATTGCTCCACCTGTCAAC AGAGGATTCAGGGGAACAATCACGGACTTTCCTGGAGCTGACCCACTTAGAGATGTGGAGGTCCTGAGGAAGGCCATGAAGGGCTTTG GAACTGATGAGCAAGCCATCATCGACTTACTGGGTAGTCGCTCTAACAAGCAGCGCGTTCCTTTGCTCCGGGCCTACAAAACTTCCTATGGCAAG GATCTGATTAAGGACCTGCACTCAGAACTGTCTGGAAACTTTAGGAGTATGGTCATGGCCACATTGAAGACCCCTTCTGAGTTTGATGCCTCTGAGATCCACAATGCCATAAAG GGAGCCGGAACTGATGAAGCCTGTCTGATAGAGATCCTGTCATCTCGCTCCAACGCTGAAATCAAGGAGATAAGCCGTATTTACAAACAAG AATACAAGAAGACAATGGAAGATGCCATTAGTGGCGATACTTCCGGCCACTTCCGCAGGCTCCTGATCTCTCTCGCCCAG GGTAATCGTGATGAACGAGAGCATGTTGACATCTCTCTGGCTAAACAAGATGCTCAG GCCCTGTATGCTGCTGGAGAAAACAAGCTGGGAACAGATGAATCCAAGTTTAATGCTATTTTGTGTGCCAGGAGCAAACCCCATCTCAGAGCAG tttttcTTGAGTACCAGCAGATGTGTGGCAGGGATATCGAGAAGAGCATCAGCAGGGAAATGTCCGGAGACCTTGAGAGTGGAATGTTGGCAGTGG TAAAGTGTATTAAGAACACAGCTGCCTACTTTGCTGAGAGACTTTACAAGGCCATGAAG GGAGCTGGGACCAAAGACACAACCCTGATCCGGATCATGGTCTCCCGTTCCGAGGTCGACATGCTGGATATCCGCCAGGAGTATGTGAAAAACTACGGAAAGtcactgtacacacacatctCT GGAGACACATCTGGGGACTACAAGAAACTCCTACTGAAGTTCTGTGGGGGCAACGACTGA